The following DNA comes from Actinomycetota bacterium.
GCTCGTGATCGGTGAACGCCAGGTAACCCGGGACGATGATGTTCACCAGAGGCACCAGCATCATGATCCCCCACCATCCGGGGAAGCCTCGGGCTTCGGCGATGCCCATCCAGACGATCACCAGCATCACTACGTTGACCAGCGGCACCAGCATCAGCACCAGCCACCAGCCCGGCCTTCCGGCGATCTTGCACATCAGATAGAGGTTGAGGACCGGGATCCACGCCATCCATCCGTTTTCGGTGCTGGTCTTGGCAGCAATCGTCATCAGCGAGAAAGAGTAGTAGACGTAAGCTGCAACCACGAACAGCACCGGCAAGAATCCGATTGTAAATGTATCCATGACAACCCCTTTCAGATTACCGCCGGTTCCCCGGCCTATATAACTTATTTTCGGCTGCGAAAAGTGATTGGATAGCATTTCTCTACCAATAAAAAAGCTCCCTTTCGGGAGCTTTCTCAAATCTTTTTCTTTTGCTCTTCACCGTACGATTCGCGGCTTCAATGCGGTGACCTGCGCCGGGTTCAGCTAGACCGCTTTTTGTACCTTGCCGGCGCTGATGCACTTGGCGCAGACGTAAGCGCGAGTAGGCGAGCCGTTCTGTATGACCCTGATCTTCTGCAGGTTGGGATTGAACCGGCGCCGCGTGGCGCGGTTCGAATGGCTGCGGTTATTGCCGTAACCCGGTTTCTTGCCGCAGACTGTGCAAACTTTTGACATCGTATTCCCTGACTGTTAAGGCGCCGGCGGACATATCCACGCCAAACGCTCCTTGCTTTTTACACAAGGCGACATTATGCTATAGCGGCTCCGGAATTGCAAGAAGGAGAGGCCATGAATAAAGCCCGGTGCCTTACCGTTTTCGCCGGGTCGGCCCCTCTCCAAATCAGGAAACTTCCCCGTACATCCAAGGCTGCATTCAACCCCAGTGAACTCGGAGACCCACTGACGACGCTGCCCGGAGTAGGCCCGGCGCTCGCATCCCATGCGGCAAAGATAGGCCTTCATACCCTGGGCGACCTGCTTTTCCATTTCCCCAGCCGCCATGAGGATTTTACCTTGAGCCGGCGGGTCGGGGAGCTGAAATGGGGCGAAGAGGCG
Coding sequences within:
- a CDS encoding DUF5684 domain-containing protein, producing MDTFTIGFLPVLFVVAAYVYYSFSLMTIAAKTSTENGWMAWIPVLNLYLMCKIAGRPGWWLVLMLVPLVNVVMLVIVWMGIAEARGFPGWWGIMMLVPLVNIIVPGYLAFTDHEPMTTGRPIHH
- the rpmB gene encoding 50S ribosomal protein L28; the protein is MSKVCTVCGKKPGYGNNRSHSNRATRRRFNPNLQKIRVIQNGSPTRAYVCAKCISAGKVQKAV